One window of Flavobacterium dauae genomic DNA carries:
- a CDS encoding M1 family metallopeptidase, which translates to MRQTVLAISLLISLNSWSQTKPKVDFTIANASIKFDIAEHLVVGDVTYQFTVNEMTDSIKIDAKNMMIQGVKLNGQTPKYHYDKKQISFTQGFKEGENTVTISYKANPKQALYYVGSGTDLQIWTQGQGKYTSHWLPSFDDYNEKVIFNTKITFETGYDVISNGTLDGKKASGKNTTWSYKMTKPMSSYLVMMAIGKFDKKTEKSASGITIENYIRPVDAAKYTTTYQHTKKIFDFLENQTGYSYPWQIYRNIPVEDFMYGGMENTTSTIFSSDYVVDNIAVNDRDYINVNAHEMAHQWFGDLVTAKSGKDHWLQEGFATYYALLAEREVYGVDYFYWKMYELAEMVAKDAKENKNTAVHSEKATTITYYQKGAWMLFYLSSQIGEANFNTVVKNYLNKYAFKNASTEEFLSEIVAVVPNFNIDNYKQNWLENKSFNTKDALFLIQNSPLVKSYFEVLELQPKAFETKKDTLLKLLKDANTPMQTKREIAFQLHKVPYEEAKEFYQTIAQSNDIKVRQALVQVISEIPAEFLEDYKKFLNDNSYITKEIVLKNLWLQNESGRAELLDKTATWKGFNDYNLRITWLMFALATENYKNDKKAHWYSELENFAYVKYPSNVRANAINAMWYLNKYDSNTLPQLVSALVHHNSKFQKFGKDAIIRLCERKEFKDHFKKLIPYLPQEEHEALKKLMESM; encoded by the coding sequence ATGAGACAAACAGTACTTGCTATAAGTTTACTAATATCGTTAAACAGTTGGTCGCAAACAAAACCAAAAGTTGATTTTACAATAGCTAACGCTTCTATTAAATTTGATATTGCCGAACACCTGGTTGTTGGCGATGTTACCTATCAATTTACCGTGAACGAAATGACCGATTCTATTAAGATTGATGCGAAAAATATGATGATTCAGGGTGTTAAGCTAAACGGGCAAACGCCTAAATATCATTACGATAAAAAGCAGATTTCTTTTACACAAGGTTTTAAAGAAGGTGAAAATACGGTTACGATTAGTTATAAAGCCAACCCAAAACAGGCGCTTTATTATGTTGGATCAGGAACCGATTTACAGATTTGGACACAAGGTCAAGGAAAATATACCAGCCATTGGTTGCCAAGTTTTGACGATTACAACGAAAAAGTGATTTTCAACACCAAAATTACATTTGAAACAGGATATGATGTAATAAGCAACGGAACGCTGGATGGAAAAAAAGCCAGTGGAAAAAACACGACTTGGAGTTATAAAATGACGAAGCCAATGAGCTCTTATCTGGTAATGATGGCAATTGGTAAATTTGATAAAAAAACAGAGAAATCAGCGTCGGGTATAACAATTGAAAATTATATTCGTCCGGTTGATGCTGCCAAATACACCACAACATATCAACACACCAAAAAGATATTCGATTTTTTAGAGAATCAAACCGGGTATTCATATCCTTGGCAAATTTATCGAAACATCCCTGTTGAAGATTTTATGTATGGCGGTATGGAAAATACCACTTCTACTATTTTTAGCAGCGATTATGTGGTGGATAATATTGCCGTAAATGACCGCGATTATATAAATGTGAATGCACACGAAATGGCTCATCAGTGGTTTGGTGATTTAGTTACCGCAAAATCGGGTAAAGATCATTGGTTGCAAGAAGGTTTTGCAACGTATTATGCACTACTTGCCGAACGTGAAGTTTACGGTGTGGATTATTTTTACTGGAAAATGTACGAATTAGCAGAAATGGTAGCAAAAGATGCCAAAGAAAATAAAAATACTGCCGTTCACAGTGAAAAAGCCACAACCATTACCTATTATCAAAAAGGAGCGTGGATGTTGTTTTATTTATCAAGCCAGATTGGCGAAGCTAATTTTAATACCGTTGTTAAAAATTATTTGAACAAGTACGCTTTTAAAAACGCATCAACCGAAGAATTTTTAAGTGAAATTGTGGCAGTTGTACCAAATTTTAATATCGATAATTACAAACAAAACTGGTTAGAAAACAAATCGTTTAACACCAAAGACGCATTGTTCTTAATACAAAATTCACCGTTGGTAAAATCGTACTTTGAAGTTTTAGAATTGCAACCCAAAGCATTTGAAACTAAAAAAGATACCTTATTGAAATTGTTAAAAGATGCTAATACGCCAATGCAAACCAAAAGAGAAATTGCGTTTCAATTACATAAAGTCCCTTATGAAGAAGCAAAAGAGTTTTATCAAACAATTGCACAATCAAACGATATAAAAGTTCGTCAGGCATTGGTACAAGTCATTAGTGAAATTCCTGCTGAATTTTTAGAAGATTATAAAAAGTTTTTGAACGATAATTCATACATTACCAAAGAAATTGTATTAAAAAACTTGTGGTTGCAAAATGAATCGGGCAGAGCAGAATTATTAGATAAAACAGCAACCTGGAAAGGTTTTAACGATTATAATTTACGAATTACCTGGTTAATGTTTGCTTTAGCTACAGAAAACTATAAAAACGATAAGAAAGCACATTGGTATTCAGAATTAGAAAATTTTGCTTATGTAAAATACCCAAGCAATGTGCGTGCCAATGCCATAAATGCTATGTGGTATTTAAATAAATATGATAGTAATACGTTGCCACAATTGGTAAGTGCATTGGTACATCACAACAGTAAGTTTCAAAAATTTGGAAAAGATGCCATTATTCGTTTATGTGAACGAAAAGAATTCAAAGATCATTTTAAGAAACTAATTCCTTATTTACCACAAGAAGAACATGAAGCATTGAAAAAGTTGATGGAGAGTATGTAA
- a CDS encoding aminoacyl-histidine dipeptidase produces MSQDIRNLEPLPLWNHFADLNAVPRPSKKEERVIAFMKQFGENLGLETIVEEVGNVIVKKTATAGMENRKTIVLQSHLDMVHQKNNDTVFDFDTQGIDMYIDEDWVRAKGTTLGADNGIGVATIMAILASKEIEHPAIEALFTIDEETGMTGAMGLKGGLLTGEILLNLDTEEDDEIDIGCAGGVDVTAVAEYDDEEIPDGSVAYKITVKGLKGGHSGMDIHKGLGNANKIMNRLLFNGFDKFGLQISTINGGSLRNAIPRESVANVIIAKVYDETFVFDMQQIVNEIKTELATTEPNLEIIFEKQEIVPEKVMPPMAQYYLVRALYTAHNGVYRMSADFDDLVETSNNIAKVTVGNGKLQVQCLTRSSVETSKFDLANSLRSAFELMGCEVDFSGSYPGWTPNPNSSILKVLDELYEKQNGKKANVVACHAGLECGILGTNYPDMEMISFGPTIRGAHSPEERVSISSVQKYWKFVLEILKNIPVK; encoded by the coding sequence ATGAGTCAAGATATTCGCAATTTAGAGCCACTACCATTGTGGAATCACTTTGCAGATTTAAACGCAGTTCCGCGTCCGTCAAAAAAAGAAGAACGTGTAATTGCCTTCATGAAACAGTTCGGCGAAAATTTAGGATTAGAAACCATTGTTGAGGAAGTTGGTAACGTAATTGTAAAAAAAACGGCAACAGCAGGTATGGAGAATCGTAAAACTATTGTTTTGCAGTCGCATTTAGATATGGTTCATCAAAAAAACAACGACACCGTTTTCGATTTTGATACACAGGGAATTGATATGTATATTGATGAAGACTGGGTTCGTGCAAAGGGAACTACTTTAGGTGCCGATAACGGTATTGGTGTAGCTACAATTATGGCGATTTTGGCTTCAAAAGAAATCGAACATCCGGCAATTGAAGCCTTGTTTACCATTGATGAAGAAACCGGAATGACCGGTGCAATGGGCTTAAAAGGCGGATTGTTAACGGGCGAAATCCTATTGAATTTAGATACAGAAGAAGATGATGAAATTGATATTGGCTGTGCCGGTGGGGTAGATGTAACTGCTGTTGCAGAATACGATGATGAAGAAATTCCCGACGGATCTGTAGCTTACAAAATTACCGTTAAAGGATTAAAGGGCGGACATTCAGGTATGGATATCCACAAAGGTTTGGGCAACGCCAATAAAATTATGAACCGTTTGCTTTTTAATGGTTTTGATAAATTTGGATTGCAGATTTCTACCATTAACGGCGGAAGTTTGCGTAATGCCATTCCGCGCGAAAGTGTTGCAAATGTGATTATAGCCAAAGTATATGACGAAACTTTTGTATTTGATATGCAGCAAATTGTCAATGAAATAAAAACAGAATTGGCAACTACTGAACCTAATTTAGAAATCATTTTTGAAAAACAGGAAATAGTACCAGAAAAAGTAATGCCGCCAATGGCGCAATATTACTTGGTTCGTGCATTATACACCGCTCATAACGGAGTTTACAGAATGAGTGCCGATTTTGATGATTTGGTTGAAACATCAAACAACATTGCAAAAGTAACCGTTGGTAACGGTAAATTGCAGGTGCAGTGTTTAACTCGGTCTTCGGTTGAAACATCAAAGTTCGATTTAGCGAACAGTTTACGTTCGGCATTTGAATTAATGGGGTGCGAGGTTGATTTTTCGGGATCTTACCCAGGTTGGACACCTAATCCAAATTCATCTATCTTAAAAGTTTTAGACGAATTGTACGAAAAACAAAATGGAAAAAAAGCGAATGTTGTTGCTTGTCACGCCGGATTGGAATGCGGTATTTTAGGAACAAATTATCCTGATATGGAAATGATTTCTTTTGGACCAACAATTCGCGGTGCACACTCACCAGAAGAACGGGTTTCTATTTCATCAGTTCAAAAATATTGGAAATTTGTTTTAGAAATTCTAAAGAATATTCCTGTTAAATAG
- a CDS encoding acyl-[acyl-carrier-protein] thioesterase — MNLPDKFSSKYKGSCQVTIDKCAVNSKIRITDLLNLLQAVAGKHSDLGGMSYFDMQQNNQAWVLSSMRIEIENLPQWHETIEIETWIESLSGIKSIRDFDVFLNDKKIIGGNSLWVVLNTEKRRPEAIAISHDHLEKFPNKKPTIKPFTKIDLSKNAELVSHHKVVFSDLDALNHVNNVKYIEWCLDCLPIDILEKNLIKSIDINFLKEVTFNQKVAIYYCIIEKEIYFYIKLDETICLAMKLELTHHTL, encoded by the coding sequence ATGAATTTACCCGATAAATTTTCGTCAAAATACAAAGGTTCGTGCCAGGTAACAATAGATAAATGTGCTGTAAATTCTAAAATCCGCATTACCGATTTGTTGAATTTATTGCAAGCAGTTGCCGGGAAACACTCAGATTTAGGGGGAATGAGTTATTTTGATATGCAGCAAAACAATCAGGCTTGGGTGTTAAGCAGTATGCGTATCGAGATTGAAAATTTACCGCAGTGGCACGAAACTATTGAAATTGAAACGTGGATTGAAAGTTTGTCTGGAATCAAATCTATTCGCGATTTTGATGTTTTTTTAAACGATAAAAAAATAATCGGCGGAAACAGTCTTTGGGTGGTTTTAAACACCGAAAAACGCAGACCCGAAGCCATTGCAATTTCTCACGATCATTTAGAGAAATTTCCCAATAAAAAACCTACAATAAAACCTTTTACCAAAATTGATTTATCAAAAAATGCAGAGTTAGTTAGTCATCACAAAGTCGTATTTTCCGATTTAGATGCACTTAATCATGTAAACAACGTAAAGTATATTGAATGGTGTTTAGATTGTTTACCAATTGATATTCTTGAAAAAAATTTAATTAAATCAATAGATATTAATTTTCTTAAAGAAGTAACATTTAACCAAAAAGTTGCGATTTATTATTGTATTATAGAAAAAGAAATCTATTTTTATATTAAATTAGACGAAACTATTTGTTTAGCAATGAAATTGGAACTAACACATCATACTTTATGA
- a CDS encoding DEAD/DEAH box helicase codes for MDFTDFLLNNNVAEAIKDLGYTTATPIQEKAIPSLIDGKDLVGCAQTGTGKTAAFAIPIINHIHRIVGSGKKRKQIRTIILSPTRELAIQIAENFEAISKYTQIKTYVIYGGVNMQPQINALKEGIDVLVATPGRFLDLYKQNFIKTDALHQLVIDEADLMLDMGFINDVRKIIKLTPQNRQTLMFSATMPMGVRELADEFLSNAVYVSVDPTSSTGENITQKTYLVEKEDKKKLLKHVLETQNLKNVLLFTRTKQGADQVVDFLQKEGYKANAIHGDKSQAVRLQILEDFKNKQIDILVATDVASRGIDIQQLPFVINYDIPNIPEIYVHRIGRTGRAGEEGLALSFVGRDEKNYWQDIEKLIRLQVKVVKDNPFPWREPNPNAKKDFRNKGKSTSANNSNKKNSSSRKSDASKKNKKRWY; via the coding sequence ATGGATTTTACTGATTTTTTGCTGAACAATAATGTTGCCGAAGCTATTAAAGATTTAGGTTACACCACTGCCACGCCTATTCAGGAAAAAGCAATTCCGTCTTTGATTGATGGAAAAGATTTGGTAGGTTGTGCACAAACCGGAACCGGAAAAACAGCGGCATTTGCCATTCCTATCATAAATCATATCCACAGAATTGTAGGTTCGGGCAAAAAACGCAAACAGATTAGAACTATTATCCTATCTCCTACCCGCGAATTAGCTATACAGATTGCCGAAAATTTTGAAGCCATAAGTAAATATACTCAGATTAAAACCTACGTAATTTATGGAGGTGTGAACATGCAACCTCAAATTAACGCATTGAAAGAAGGTATCGATGTACTTGTTGCAACACCCGGCAGATTTTTAGATTTATACAAACAGAACTTTATTAAAACCGATGCTTTACATCAATTAGTGATTGATGAAGCCGATTTAATGCTGGATATGGGTTTTATAAATGATGTTCGTAAAATTATAAAACTGACACCGCAAAACAGACAAACCCTGATGTTTTCGGCAACTATGCCAATGGGCGTGCGTGAATTAGCCGATGAATTTTTAAGCAATGCTGTGTATGTTTCGGTTGATCCGACTTCTAGTACCGGTGAAAATATTACACAAAAAACCTATCTTGTTGAAAAAGAAGACAAGAAGAAACTTTTAAAGCACGTTCTTGAAACGCAAAACCTGAAAAATGTTCTGCTTTTTACAAGAACAAAGCAAGGTGCCGATCAGGTGGTTGATTTTTTACAGAAGGAAGGTTATAAAGCCAATGCCATTCACGGAGATAAGTCGCAAGCTGTCCGATTACAGATTTTAGAAGATTTTAAAAACAAACAGATTGATATTTTAGTTGCTACCGATGTGGCATCGCGTGGAATTGATATTCAGCAACTGCCATTTGTTATTAATTACGATATTCCGAATATTCCGGAGATTTACGTTCACAGAATTGGTAGAACTGGTCGTGCCGGCGAAGAAGGTTTGGCACTTTCATTTGTTGGTCGCGATGAAAAAAACTATTGGCAGGATATTGAAAAACTAATTCGTTTACAGGTAAAAGTGGTTAAAGACAATCCTTTTCCGTGGCGCGAACCAAACCCGAATGCCAAAAAAGACTTTAGAAATAAAGGAAAATCAACATCTGCAAACAACTCTAATAAAAAAAATTCATCATCACGAAAATCCGATGCTTCTAAAAAAAATAAAAAGAGATGGTATTAA
- a CDS encoding (2Fe-2S) ferredoxin domain-containing protein, translating into MSKCKSFNEVIYFCDGKKCCRYNEEAKSCLKELLKETGLNQNVSLEKMKCQGMCKSAPVFYIDSEKKYKKEVTKKKAQKLFDKYIVA; encoded by the coding sequence ATGAGTAAATGTAAATCTTTTAATGAAGTAATTTATTTTTGCGATGGAAAAAAATGTTGCAGATACAATGAAGAAGCAAAATCTTGCTTAAAAGAATTACTTAAAGAAACAGGTTTAAACCAAAATGTTTCGTTAGAAAAAATGAAATGCCAGGGAATGTGTAAAAGTGCACCGGTGTTTTACATTGATTCTGAAAAAAAATATAAAAAAGAAGTAACAAAGAAAAAAGCACAGAAGTTATTTGACAAGTATATTGTTGCGTAA
- a CDS encoding glutaminyl-peptide cyclotransferase: MKKYKCLTFFTLSLLFIACNDNKKIENNSLSIDLSKLKQTYALNEDVTLQLKNNAGNEIDSVQYFINDKKIGSVKANTLFTYNLSNVKHGVQNIKAIAYTQGKTNETVTKIDVLSHVQPTVYSYTIVNTYPHDIKAYTQGLEFYGDILIESTGNGEGRGTGTKGKSSIRKVNPKTGEVIKINELNDAIFGEGATVLNNKIYQLTYQNNEGYVYNIETLEKEKTLPYFQKMEGWGLTNDGTYLYMTDGTDKVYKLDPETFKMIDYFVVSTNRGTVPSVNELEWVNGEIYANFYTQDAIGVFSPIDGTVNAVIDLKDLKSKVTPHPDLDVLNGIAYNKKTDTFFVTGKNWDKMFEIKINR; this comes from the coding sequence ATGAAAAAGTATAAATGCTTAACTTTCTTTACTTTATCATTACTGTTTATTGCTTGTAACGATAATAAAAAAATCGAAAATAATTCATTATCTATCGATTTAAGTAAATTAAAACAAACGTATGCCTTAAACGAAGATGTTACTTTGCAGTTAAAAAACAATGCTGGCAACGAAATTGATTCTGTACAATACTTTATTAACGATAAAAAGATAGGTTCTGTTAAAGCAAATACTTTGTTTACTTATAATTTGTCAAATGTAAAACATGGTGTTCAAAATATTAAGGCAATAGCTTATACTCAAGGAAAAACGAACGAAACTGTAACTAAAATAGATGTACTGTCTCACGTTCAACCTACCGTATATTCATACACCATTGTAAATACCTATCCACACGATATAAAAGCCTATACACAGGGATTAGAATTTTACGGCGATATTTTAATTGAAAGTACCGGAAACGGAGAAGGAAGAGGAACAGGTACCAAAGGCAAATCAAGTATTCGTAAGGTAAATCCTAAAACTGGCGAGGTTATAAAGATTAATGAATTAAACGATGCAATTTTTGGAGAGGGAGCAACGGTTTTAAACAACAAAATTTATCAGTTAACTTATCAAAATAACGAAGGTTATGTGTATAACATAGAAACATTAGAGAAAGAAAAAACGTTGCCCTATTTTCAAAAAATGGAAGGTTGGGGATTAACAAATGATGGAACGTATTTATATATGACCGACGGAACAGATAAGGTTTATAAATTAGATCCTGAAACTTTTAAAATGATTGATTATTTTGTAGTTTCTACAAATCGTGGTACTGTTCCTTCAGTAAATGAATTAGAATGGGTAAATGGTGAAATTTATGCAAATTTTTATACTCAGGATGCAATAGGGGTTTTTAGTCCGATTGATGGGACTGTAAATGCAGTAATAGATCTAAAGGATCTGAAAAGCAAAGTTACACCACACCCCGATTTAGATGTTTTAAACGGAATTGCCTACAATAAAAAAACCGATACGTTTTTTGTAACCGGGAAAAACTGGGATAAAATGTTCGAAATTAAAATAAACAGATAA
- the miaA gene encoding tRNA (adenosine(37)-N6)-dimethylallyltransferase MiaA: MEKLKSTNNYLIVIVGPTAIGKTALSIQLAKHFNCDIVSCDSRQFFKEMTIGTAVPSAEELKQATHHFIQNKSITENYSVGDYEKEVLPLLDELFLKNNIQIVVGGSGLYVDAILKGFDDFPDVSTEIKTEIDKNYEENGFEYLQEKLQQLDPFYFDFLKTTNPQTLVNQQRMKRFIGVSMAANAPYSSFLNQEKNKRNFTPIAIGLEAPRDEMYQRINQRVDIMMNNGLLLEVANLKEHQQLNALQTVGYRELFDFIDGKISLPDAVEEIKKNTRRFAKRQITWFKRNEATKWFSYQELQTNIIKYINEFTR, from the coding sequence ATGGAGAAGTTAAAATCGACGAATAATTACCTAATTGTAATCGTAGGACCAACAGCTATTGGCAAAACCGCATTATCAATTCAATTAGCCAAACATTTTAATTGCGATATTGTTTCGTGCGATAGCCGACAATTTTTTAAGGAAATGACTATTGGAACTGCTGTACCCTCGGCAGAAGAATTAAAACAGGCAACGCATCATTTTATTCAGAATAAATCCATCACCGAAAATTATAGTGTTGGCGATTACGAAAAAGAAGTTTTGCCTTTGTTAGATGAATTATTTTTAAAGAATAATATTCAGATTGTTGTTGGCGGATCGGGCTTATATGTTGATGCTATTTTAAAAGGATTTGATGATTTTCCGGATGTTTCTACTGAAATTAAAACTGAAATCGATAAAAATTACGAAGAAAACGGTTTTGAATATCTTCAGGAAAAATTACAACAGTTAGATCCTTTTTATTTTGATTTTTTAAAAACAACCAATCCTCAAACATTGGTCAATCAACAGCGAATGAAACGTTTTATTGGGGTTTCAATGGCGGCAAATGCACCTTATTCGTCATTTTTAAATCAAGAAAAAAATAAACGCAACTTCACTCCTATCGCTATTGGTTTAGAAGCTCCGCGGGATGAAATGTATCAACGAATCAATCAACGTGTTGATATAATGATGAATAATGGTTTGTTGCTTGAAGTTGCTAATTTAAAAGAACATCAACAATTAAATGCCTTACAAACGGTTGGTTACCGTGAATTATTTGATTTTATCGATGGAAAAATTTCTTTACCTGATGCTGTTGAAGAAATTAAAAAAAACACCCGCCGATTTGCCAAACGACAAATTACCTGGTTTAAACGAAACGAAGCTACCAAATGGTTTTCATATCAAGAATTGCAAACAAACATCATAAAATATATAAATGAATTTACCCGATAA
- a CDS encoding NAD(P)/FAD-dependent oxidoreductase yields MLNIPDSNNPRVVIIGGGFAGVSLARKLKNKNFQVVLLDKHNYHNFQPLMYQVATGGLESGTIAYPIRKIVKEHKEAFFRMALVEKIDTENKKIITDIGTIYYDYVVIATGSTNNYFGNKEIEKNSMVMKTIPEALNIRSLILENFELALQTNNMEERKTLMNFVIVGAGPTGVELAGALAEMKNAVFPKDYPDLDLSMMEINLIQGGERILDAMTKKSSKAAEKFLKELGVKIHLNSIVTNYDGTTIETKGGLSFKTQAVIWSAGVKGAPVDGISQTLDRATRIKVNEFNQVEGFTDIFALGDVAAMYGEKYQYGHPMMAQPAIQQGALLAENLERLEKKQSLKKFVYNDKGSMATIGRNKAVVDLPKLHFNGVFAWFVWMFIHLVSLIGFKNKTLVFWSWVYNYFVFDRESRVIIRPYRKNRDIKPQDN; encoded by the coding sequence ATGCTAAATATTCCAGACTCTAATAACCCCAGAGTCGTAATTATAGGTGGCGGATTTGCCGGTGTTTCATTAGCCCGAAAATTAAAAAACAAAAATTTTCAGGTTGTTTTGCTTGACAAGCACAATTACCACAATTTTCAACCTTTGATGTATCAGGTAGCAACCGGCGGATTAGAATCGGGAACTATTGCTTATCCGATTCGTAAAATTGTTAAAGAACATAAAGAAGCTTTTTTTAGGATGGCTTTGGTTGAAAAAATTGACACAGAAAATAAGAAAATAATTACTGATATTGGTACTATTTATTATGATTATGTTGTTATTGCAACAGGTTCTACCAATAATTATTTCGGAAATAAAGAAATCGAAAAAAACAGTATGGTAATGAAAACCATACCCGAAGCTTTAAATATCCGCAGTTTAATTCTTGAAAATTTTGAACTGGCTTTACAAACCAATAATATGGAAGAGCGTAAAACCTTGATGAATTTTGTTATTGTTGGTGCCGGACCAACAGGTGTGGAATTAGCCGGAGCTTTAGCCGAAATGAAAAATGCCGTTTTTCCTAAAGATTACCCCGATTTAGATCTTTCAATGATGGAAATCAACCTGATTCAGGGTGGAGAACGAATTTTGGATGCAATGACTAAAAAATCGTCAAAAGCAGCAGAAAAATTCTTAAAAGAATTAGGCGTAAAAATCCATTTAAACAGTATTGTTACTAATTACGACGGTACCACCATTGAAACCAAAGGCGGGTTGTCTTTTAAAACACAGGCAGTTATTTGGTCGGCAGGAGTAAAAGGAGCACCGGTTGACGGTATTTCGCAGACTTTAGACCGTGCGACCCGAATTAAAGTGAACGAATTTAATCAGGTAGAAGGTTTTACAGATATTTTTGCATTGGGCGATGTAGCGGCAATGTACGGAGAAAAATATCAGTACGGGCACCCAATGATGGCACAACCCGCTATTCAGCAAGGAGCGTTGTTGGCAGAAAATTTAGAGCGTTTAGAGAAAAAGCAATCGCTTAAAAAGTTTGTTTATAACGATAAAGGTTCTATGGCAACCATTGGTCGGAACAAAGCAGTTGTAGATTTGCCTAAATTACATTTTAACGGAGTTTTTGCTTGGTTTGTATGGATGTTTATTCACTTGGTTTCATTAATTGGTTTTAAAAATAAAACGTTAGTTTTCTGGAGCTGGGTTTATAATTACTTTGTTTTTGATCGCGAATCGCGCGTAATTATTCGTCCGTACCGTAAAAACAGAGATATAAAACCGCAGGACAATTAA
- a CDS encoding DUF3810 domain-containing protein: MKKKYFFLTVLLLFVICSYLIGPLFPEFFTQIYNQKLYSYLDSFLHLISNIFPFSLGDVFYAVVVIYFIYRCFVLIKRKLYKDFGVFILTSVLLFFGIFQLFWGLNNYKFSVAHQLELERNYTQTELDSITSKLTSIVNSQHLLITKEDSLKKVVIEKNLELFNKNAKLNYTKLPDHLKKILTKNRINNVKPSFYSTLQSYTGFSGYFNPFTHENQVNIQIPTIGMPVTVAHEMAHQLGIASETEANFYGYKVLLQSTDLKFKYAANLYALKYCLKQYKNENEETYQLLFNRLNVGVRQNILESEQFWQSKRNVSSYFFKHLYSRFLKINNQKDGILSYNKFVDLLINYNKKYPEI, from the coding sequence ATGAAAAAAAAATATTTCTTTTTAACTGTATTACTGCTCTTTGTAATTTGTAGTTATCTAATTGGACCTTTATTTCCAGAATTTTTCACTCAAATTTACAATCAAAAACTTTACAGTTATTTAGATAGTTTCTTACATTTAATATCGAACATATTTCCGTTTTCTTTGGGCGATGTATTTTATGCAGTTGTTGTAATTTACTTTATTTACAGGTGTTTTGTGTTGATAAAAAGAAAATTGTATAAAGATTTTGGTGTTTTTATATTGACATCGGTTTTACTATTCTTTGGGATTTTTCAGCTTTTTTGGGGATTGAACAATTACAAATTTTCAGTTGCACATCAATTAGAATTAGAAAGAAATTATACGCAAACCGAATTAGATTCTATCACAAGCAAATTAACATCAATAGTAAACAGTCAGCATTTATTGATAACGAAGGAGGATTCTTTAAAAAAGGTGGTGATTGAAAAAAATCTGGAGTTATTCAATAAAAATGCAAAATTAAATTACACAAAACTGCCTGACCATTTAAAGAAAATTTTGACTAAAAATAGGATCAATAACGTAAAACCATCGTTTTATTCGACCCTGCAATCATATACCGGATTTAGTGGCTATTTTAATCCGTTTACACACGAAAATCAGGTAAATATTCAAATACCAACGATAGGAATGCCAGTAACCGTGGCACACGAAATGGCACATCAGTTAGGAATTGCAAGCGAAACCGAAGCTAATTTTTACGGTTATAAAGTGCTATTGCAAAGTACCGATTTAAAGTTTAAATATGCAGCAAATTTATATGCTTTAAAATATTGCTTAAAACAGTATAAAAATGAAAACGAAGAAACGTATCAGCTACTTTTTAACCGTTTAAATGTTGGCGTTCGGCAAAATATTTTAGAAAGCGAACAATTTTGGCAAAGTAAACGAAATGTTTCTTCGTATTTTTTTAAGCATCTTTATAGCAGATTTTTAAAGATAAACAACCAAAAAGACGGGATTTTATCTTATAATAAATTTGTTGATTTATTGATTAATTACAACAAAAAGTATCCTGAAATTTAA